A single region of the Metarhizium brunneum chromosome 6, complete sequence genome encodes:
- the rhb1 gene encoding GTP-binding protein rhb1 codes for MPAPKQRKVAIVGSRSVGKSSLAVQFVDGHFVDSYYPTIENTFSKTIRYKGQDYATEIVDTAGQDEYSILNSKHFIGIHGYMLVYSVSSLPSFEMIQVIREKILNHLGSESVPIVIVGNKSDLRPEQRQVSPEEGKKLSDKFQCGWTEASARYNENVGRAFELLIAQIEKSQNPGEAPEKGNCSLM; via the exons ATGCCTGCGCCGAAGCAAAGAAAGGTAGCCATCGTCGGTAGCCGATCCGTAG GAAAATCTTCCCTTGCGGTACAATTTGTCGACGGACACTTTGTAGATAGCTACTACCCAACGATCGAGAATACCTTTAGCAAGACAATTCGGTATAAAGGCCAGGACTATGCCACAGAAATTGTCGACACTGCTGGTCAGGATGAATATAGCATCCTGAATTCCAAACATTTCATTGGAATCCATGGTTACATGCTTGTGTATTCGGTCTCGTCTCTTCCCTCATTTGAAATGATCCAGGTTATCAGGGAAAAGATCCTCAATCATTTG GGGAGCGAATCTGTCCCTATTGTCATAGTCGGCAACAAGAGCGACCTACGACCTGAACAACGCCAAGTGAGCCCAGAGGAAGGAAAGAAGCTGTCGGACAAGTTCCAATGTGGCTGGACTGAGGCAAGCGCGCGATATAATGAAAATGTTGGTCGCGCGTTCGAACTGTTGATTGCCCAGATCGAGAAGTCACAGAACCCGGGCGAGGCCCCAGAAAAGGGCAACTGTTCTCTAATGTAA